One window from the genome of Pedobacter schmidteae encodes:
- the ispE gene encoding 4-(cytidine 5'-diphospho)-2-C-methyl-D-erythritol kinase encodes MLAFANAKINLGLNVTQKRSDGYHDIETVFYPIRINDVVEITDASETTCVVKGIDVPGGTADNICLKAFNALQKDFDLPPQQITLLKNIPVGAGLGGGSSDAAHLVKLVNDKFKLGLSVKAMQDVVKPLGADCAFFIENKPVYAFGRGDEFNSIAIDLSKYELVLVKPPVHVSTADAYAGIKPIIPSRSVKDLIHLPVKEWRSNLENDFETSVFSKYPEIEQVKSQLYQSGALFALMSGSGSSVFAIFDQQVNLPELEKKNKVFYHV; translated from the coding sequence ATGCTTGCTTTTGCCAATGCCAAGATCAACCTTGGTTTAAACGTTACCCAAAAAAGATCGGATGGTTATCACGACATCGAAACGGTTTTTTATCCCATCAGGATCAACGATGTTGTTGAAATTACAGATGCTTCGGAAACCACTTGTGTGGTAAAAGGAATTGATGTACCTGGAGGTACAGCTGATAACATTTGCCTGAAAGCCTTTAATGCGCTGCAAAAAGATTTTGACTTACCGCCTCAGCAAATTACCCTGCTCAAGAATATTCCGGTAGGTGCCGGGCTGGGTGGGGGCTCTTCCGATGCCGCACACCTGGTTAAATTGGTTAATGATAAGTTTAAGCTGGGCCTGTCGGTAAAAGCGATGCAGGATGTTGTAAAGCCGCTGGGGGCCGATTGCGCTTTCTTCATCGAAAATAAACCGGTTTATGCTTTTGGTAGGGGCGATGAGTTCAATTCAATCGCAATAGATTTGTCAAAATATGAGTTGGTTTTGGTAAAACCGCCTGTACACGTATCTACGGCCGATGCTTATGCCGGAATAAAGCCTATAATTCCTAGTAGATCGGTAAAAGATTTAATACATTTGCCTGTGAAAGAATGGAGATCGAATCTGGAAAATGATTTTGAAACTTCTGTTTTTTCAAAATATCCGGAGATTGAGCAGGTCAAATCACAGCTTTACCAGTCGGGCGCATTGTTTGCTTTAATGAGCGGCAGCGGGTCAAGTGTTTTTGCCATTTTTGATCAGCAGGTGAATTTACCGGAGCTGGAAAAAAAGAATAAAGTTTTTTATCACGTCTGA
- a CDS encoding Uma2 family endonuclease, translating to MVIIKKNTQTKGRKQKEPKVAGKVKPYVEKEPVISKVAEVDVSGTYSYANYLCWKFEERVELIKGKIFEMGAPSVNHQRLVGQIHADIHFYLKRQSCEAFVAPFDVRFSDQSKADKNVYTVLQPDICVICDRKKLDKRGCIGAPDIVVEVLSPGNSRKELENKFEIYESYGVREYWIVQPEERCFLKYVLNKDGVFVAGRPYEGGAEFVSDILPGFRLNIDEVFGVMVDDQ from the coding sequence ATGGTAATTATAAAAAAGAATACACAGACAAAAGGTCGTAAACAAAAGGAGCCTAAGGTGGCTGGTAAGGTGAAACCGTATGTCGAAAAAGAACCCGTGATTAGTAAAGTAGCGGAGGTAGATGTTTCGGGTACTTATTCGTATGCGAATTATTTGTGTTGGAAATTTGAGGAACGGGTAGAACTGATCAAAGGGAAGATTTTTGAGATGGGGGCACCATCGGTAAACCACCAGCGACTAGTAGGCCAGATTCATGCGGATATACACTTTTATTTAAAACGACAATCGTGTGAGGCATTTGTTGCGCCGTTTGATGTTCGTTTTTCTGATCAGTCGAAGGCAGACAAAAATGTTTATACGGTGTTGCAACCTGATATTTGTGTCATCTGCGATCGAAAAAAACTGGATAAGCGGGGTTGTATTGGTGCGCCTGATATTGTTGTCGAAGTATTGTCGCCGGGCAATAGTCGTAAGGAATTGGAAAATAAGTTTGAAATTTACGAAAGCTATGGGGTTCGGGAATACTGGATTGTGCAACCTGAAGAGCGGTGTTTTTTAAAGTATGTGTTAAATAAGGATGGGGTTTTTGTGGCCGGAAGGCCATATGAGGGGGGTGCCGAGTTTGTTTCCGATATTTTGCCTGGCTTTCGTTTAAATATTGACGAGGTATTTGGTGTAATGGTAGATGATCAGTAA